The window AAAACTCCACAGTCACTCCCATTCAGTTGTTGAGGAATCTCCTTTGATGTCATACTGTATCTTTTCCACTCCAAAGGGTCCAGCTCAATGTTCCTTCGAGTTTTGCTCTCATTTTGTAAATATTCAAAGATGGTCTCACAAATACTCTGCCCTGTCTGTCCCATTGAATCGAGGTATATGATACTTTGTTTTCTTAGGTCGATTACTATCAGGCTCCAATGTACCCTCTGGTGAATAGGTACTAGAATAATTTCCTTTTCAAACAGTTTTATTCCTCGAGTCCATCGTTTAACAGAACAGTAGCCTCCATGCTTTAGTTTGGGGTAAAAGAAAGTGCTGAACACATGAAGAGCTGGGTACccttttttgttatttctctcaACCAGAAGATTCATGTAAAAATTGATAATCTCATCATTGAGCCACTTACCATTCTCTAGTGTGTGGATATCTCCTCGAGTAATATGCAATTTGAATGCACTAGTTAAGATTTCTTCCTGGGGTCCTGGACCCAGTgcatttcttatttccttttccaTGTCCTCTGTAACATTAAGGACTTCATCTGTTCCTCTCCCCTTTTCCTGTTCTGCAACAGGCTTTTTCTCTGCCATAACTACTGGCTTCTTGTTGGGGAGTGACCTATTGCTGCCACTATGCAGGAAGACTTGAGCCTCTGCTCTTAGCAAGTCAGGCTCCAAGTGGTGTCCCCTTCTTCCTTCAAGGTTTACTGCATCTTTTGTCTGTGTATCAGAAGAGTTCTCTGTACACGTCTTCACTTTTTTGTCTGGTGAGACACATTCCTTTGTTGTAACAACAGTAGATTGTTTAGGATCACACTGGGTTGTTGTGGATCCATGACTGTGCACTTCCACACAATCTTCGATCTTCAGAGTATCCACTAGGGTTGTGTGAGCCCTCTGTGGGTCAGATTTCATAGGATCACTGGGTGGAAGGTGCTGCAGTAACCTTTGGTACTTTTGCCTTTGGTGGTTTTCGGCATATTCCTCCATGAGGCAACAGGGCCGCTTGCGACCCTTGCCACCATCCCCAGACTCTCTCCCAGTTACAGCCTGCTCCTGTGGACCTGTGGCCCACTCTAGGGGCTTTAGTTGTCTTAGGCTTTCTTGACGGGGTTCCCGTACCTCATCCTTGCATGGCTGTTGACTTTGAAGCTCTCGGTCTTGCTGTTCCTGAGGTATCCTCTTCTGAGTTTTGCTGGGCTCTTCAAACTCCAAACCTGTTCCACCCTCATCCTTGCATTTCACTTTTTTAACTTGTCCCAAAGCTTCAGACTCAATCTCTGTCCCATCTTCAGCCTTGTATTTCCGTTTTCGACCTTGCCCAGAAGCTTCAGGCTTCATCTCCATCCCACACTGTTTAGGTTGCCACATGGACTCACTTCAGGATTTGCCTTTGATGGGTGCTGGCTCCCTGGTATGGTATAGCCTTCCTATTTCCAAATGAATGCAACCGTCTGCCTGACTCTGGCTGGGTATTCTTGGGCTACTGTCACCTTGATATCTGAAGAATTACTTATTCAAATGATGGTATAATCCACAAATTGGTTCAAGGTTGGAAACCTATCAGTCCACAGGATGAAGAGCTCAGAATAGCTTTTCTTCATAAACAAGAGTTGACTTTGGACGTCAGGGTCAGTCAGAGTAAGAAGTCAATTGAGCTGACAACAGGAACTGATTGGTAAATAATCAAATGCTGACAGTTCACCGGGGTCCACTGTGAGGAACCTGGTGGAGTTCTAGGATTACTTACTCAGAAGGGGCCTGCAAGGGCTCAGTAACAAGCTAAAGATCCAGAACTTCGAAATCAGAAAGATTGTCCTAGCCACTGTAAGATACCAGACCTTAAACATGCAGCTAACACATTGGAGGCAAGCCTCACAAGTGATGCCTGACTCCAAGGTTGCCCTACCCACAGCCTTCAAGGTTCCATAGCTGATTGTGATGTGACCTGAAAGAATGTAAATCAACATTCTTTGGAGGGTGACTGCCCTGCTCACCCTCAATTCGGTCCAGGAGTTGGAAGACAGGGTTAGCGTTGCGAACTAATCATACACATCTCAGTTCCCTTCTGTAAAGCACAGCGTTGCATAGATAGTCTCAGTATAATCTAGGTTGCCTGATTAGCACATTTGTCTTTTAGGAAATCGTCCATCATGGTcaataatattaaagaaaatataattgcCCTTTAAAATGGCTCCTCACGATATGCTCACTAATtacaaagaaaatagaattttacAGTTATAAAACCCAGTAGGTACTATTGTGTGACGAAACTTTTCATGGGGAAAAAGAGTAAACATGAAACACACATGTCTACTCTCCCCTGATAGACAACCCAGGACAGATCAAAGTTtcgataccaccaaagtccaacttagtgaactaataagttttattgggcttacttacaATGATATGGTTGAGGGGTTATttacaagagcagaaatgactcaaagacaggtgCATCATCATAGCCCGCCCTCagcatgacagctcacaacagcTGGGAACCTGGAAACATTGCACACCCTGCAGGCAACTAAACAGGCCAGAgaatgtcctttccaagtgactcagttgaTCTAAACCTCTTTCAAGCAgccagctggtttctgcttcttccaggtagcTGGTCTGAGGTTGGCTCTTCTGAGAGTCTTCCTTGCTGCTCAGCTTCCTTCCATCTGAGAGGGACTCTAAGCTTTTACTGCTTGTTCTGGCAAGGAGGGGTCTAgtgaatcttgtcagtttcagggactttctgagCTCCTTTGAGTTGTTTGTATTCCCACTTAAGGAGCTTCCTATCAgggtggaatgtttcaatcttggaggaaactgttgTACAACAGGTACCAACACACCAAGGACAAGAACATTGCCAATGAGAATAAATAAAGTCTCAACTTTGTCAATAGGATTTGTTGAAAAAGAGAAATCTCTACCTCGGTGACAATCCTGGCAATAACACAAGCCCTGAACTCATCCCTAGAAGACAGTAGGAGGAATTaaattggagctggagttacagatgtgtggtTTTTCAGGGGGTGCAGGGATCTGAATGCAGTCGCCATCATTATACAACAAATACTTTAACTACTGATATTCTCTGGCCCCTTGAGCAGCTCTTTCATCTACtttcaaaagtagagttttttttttttacaaaagtgtGAGCAGAGAAGTAGAGACACGTATTGTTTGTTGTTTACCATTGAAATGTAACCACTTAACAAACCGTGTAAGTATATTTATACCAGTGTGTTTTACTGTAAGGGAAAAATGTACTTTTTTCTGTAAAAGGTTTGACTTTCTTAGGATTGTTATTTCCCCAGGTGTCATTTTATTCTTACCaggcttctttctctcctttctaatTACACCTTGGAGATATTAgttcacaaacagaaaaaaagttcaAATTCCCACACTGATCTTTACATCGCTGAATAATCTAATGACTGGGCTCCCTTTGTAATGGTGAACATTCTGTTTAGAGGATAAATTTACTCTACTAGACTTGTAAAAACAGGTGTTTTTAGATTGCATAAGCCAGGAGGAAGTTGCTCCTTCCTTGAACATACCATGTCAGCTGGCCCAAGATGATCTACTCCCTGGTGCAATTGGGTGTAGTAAGCTTTCCTGTTGAaaccaccagcccacaaataacaacacagagacttattattaattatgaaagcttggccttagctttggcttttttctaactagctcttataacttaaatatcctgtttctattaatctatgttccaTCATTTGGCTTGATTACTTTTCCTCTGTCCCGTATGTCCAACTTTTTCTGCCTCTCGTTGGCCTTTCCCAAGCACCCAGATTCATCCCTTtcacttcttctttctctctctgctggaaATCCTgctgtcctctcctgcctagctattagccattcagatctttattacaccaatcacaacaatagatcttcacacagtatacaaatatctcaatgcatttcccctttttatttaaattaaaaggaaaaattttaattctaacatagtaaaactatattcAATATGAAAAAATTATCGAATAAGAGTTACATTCACAATGTTCCTTTGTATTTCGCAAATTTGGAGAAGGTACTGTATtatctatatttgtgagtccaaaggTTTATACCTAAATcatttttttatcataacttgcaTTATCATTCTAGAAATGGTAGACCATAAATCATTTTTTGGATAAATAACTTAACCTTTTATGTTTCTctaccttata is drawn from Peromyscus eremicus chromosome 11, PerEre_H2_v1, whole genome shotgun sequence and contains these coding sequences:
- the LOC131921714 gene encoding sentrin-specific protease 2-like; translated protein: MWQPKQCGMEMKPEASGQGRKRKYKAEDGTEIESEALGQVKKVKCKDEGGTGLEFEEPSKTQKRIPQEQQDRELQSQQPCKDEVREPRQESLRQLKPLEWATGPQEQAVTGRESGDGGKGRKRPCCLMEEYAENHQRQKYQRLLQHLPPSDPMKSDPQRAHTTLVDTLKIEDCVEVHSHGSTTTQCDPKQSTVVTTKECVSPDKKVKTCTENSSDTQTKDAVNLEGRRGHHLEPDLLRAEAQVFLHSGSNRSLPNKKPVVMAEKKPVAEQEKGRGTDEVLNVTEDMEKEIRNALGPGPQEEILTSAFKLHITRGDIHTLENGKWLNDEIINFYMNLLVERNNKKGYPALHVFSTFFYPKLKHGGYCSVKRWTRGIKLFEKEIILVPIHQRVHWSLIVIDLRKQSIIYLDSMGQTGQSICETIFEYLQNESKTRRNIELDPLEWKRYSMTSKEIPQQLNGSDCGVFTCKYGDYISRDQPLTFSQQHMPIFRKRMVWEILHNHLL